A stretch of Longibacter salinarum DNA encodes these proteins:
- a CDS encoding glycerol-3-phosphate dehydrogenase/oxidase produces MQRDTGIRALEDHEGAFDFIVVGGGATGLGVAIEAASRGYDTLLLEMHDFAKATSSRSTKLVHGGVRYLQQGNISLVLEALKERGLLQENAPHLVHNLAFVVPNYDWWEGPFYGIGMKVYDMLAGRQNFGRSKHLSREETLKHLPTIEPKGLRGGVIYYDGQFDDARLAVNMAQTVVEQGGIALNYVKVTDLIKSDEGVVNGVVAVDQENDKEYRLHAKAVINATGIFTDSIRKMDDPNVRDTLRPSQGVHIVLDKSFLPGDSAIMVPKTDDGRVLFAIPWLNRIVVGTTDTEVDGPTMEPVPMQEELDFLIEHAGRYLVKDPTPDDVLSAFAGIRPLVTRPDAPAGDTSDISREHVLHISNNGLVTISGGKWTTYRKMAEDTIDQAATLADVDERPSVTKNLHIHGWHEHPEQFGDLSQYGSDAPGLKGLMRDRPELSEKLDKRLPIRKAMVVWGTRHEMARQVEDILARRTRSLLLNAKAAVDIAPEVAQLMAEELDHSQDWVDEQVNAFTELAQSYILTSETTQVKSTT; encoded by the coding sequence ATGCAACGCGATACGGGTATTCGAGCCCTTGAAGACCATGAAGGGGCATTTGACTTTATCGTCGTCGGGGGTGGCGCGACCGGTTTAGGCGTCGCGATTGAAGCCGCCTCACGCGGCTACGACACGCTTTTGCTTGAGATGCATGACTTTGCGAAGGCAACGTCCAGTCGCTCTACCAAACTGGTCCACGGTGGCGTCCGCTACCTGCAGCAGGGTAACATTTCCCTGGTGTTGGAGGCTCTCAAAGAGCGTGGACTCCTCCAGGAAAATGCGCCGCATCTCGTGCACAATCTCGCCTTCGTCGTTCCGAACTACGATTGGTGGGAAGGCCCATTTTATGGGATCGGCATGAAGGTATACGACATGCTGGCCGGCCGGCAGAACTTCGGCCGCTCGAAGCATCTCTCGCGTGAGGAAACGCTCAAGCACCTTCCTACAATCGAACCCAAGGGCCTTCGTGGCGGCGTGATCTACTACGACGGCCAGTTCGATGATGCGCGCCTCGCCGTGAACATGGCGCAAACCGTGGTCGAGCAGGGAGGCATCGCACTCAACTACGTGAAGGTGACCGACCTCATTAAAAGCGATGAGGGTGTCGTAAACGGAGTCGTCGCGGTGGACCAGGAGAACGACAAAGAGTACCGACTGCACGCCAAAGCTGTCATCAACGCTACCGGAATCTTTACGGACTCGATCCGGAAGATGGACGACCCGAATGTCAGGGACACGCTCCGTCCGAGTCAGGGCGTGCACATCGTTCTCGATAAGTCATTCCTCCCGGGCGACAGTGCGATCATGGTCCCCAAGACGGACGATGGCCGCGTGCTCTTCGCCATTCCATGGCTGAACCGAATCGTCGTTGGAACGACCGACACCGAGGTGGATGGTCCGACCATGGAACCGGTGCCCATGCAAGAGGAACTGGATTTCCTGATCGAGCACGCGGGACGCTATCTCGTGAAGGACCCGACCCCCGACGACGTTCTCAGCGCCTTCGCCGGAATTCGTCCTCTGGTCACCCGGCCAGATGCACCAGCCGGTGACACGTCGGACATCTCGCGCGAGCATGTGCTCCACATTTCTAACAACGGGCTTGTGACCATCTCGGGCGGCAAGTGGACAACCTACCGGAAGATGGCCGAAGACACGATCGACCAGGCCGCGACCCTCGCCGACGTCGACGAACGCCCGTCTGTCACGAAGAACCTCCACATTCATGGCTGGCATGAGCACCCGGAGCAGTTCGGCGATCTGTCGCAGTATGGCTCCGATGCCCCCGGCCTGAAAGGGTTGATGCGCGACCGACCGGAGCTTTCGGAAAAACTCGACAAGCGACTCCCGATCCGGAAGGCCATGGTGGTCTGGGGCACGCGTCACGAGATGGCACGACAGGTCGAAGATATCCTTGCACGCCGAACCCGCTCCCTCCTCCTCAACGCAAAAGCCGCCGTCGACATTGCACCCGAGGTTGCCCAGCTAATGGCCGAGGAGCTTGACCACAGTCAAGACTGGGTGGATGAACAAGTCAACGCCTTCACCGAGCTGGCTCAGAGCTACATTCTCACGTCTGAAACAACGCAGGTGAAATCGACGACGTGA
- the glpK gene encoding glycerol kinase GlpK, whose amino-acid sequence MQYILALDQGTTSSRAIVFDHHGQIKATAQKEFEQIFPQPGHVEHDPNEIWSSQIGTAAEAVSRAGIDASDVAAIGITNQRETTIVWDRKTGQPIHNAIVWQDRRTSGICDDLRQQGYVDTFQEKSGLIIDAYFSGTKIKWILDNVDGAREKAEAGDLCFGTVDSWLVWRMTRGQKHITDATNASRTLVYNIHENEWDDELLDILDIPKSMLPDVRSCSEVYGTTAGDIFAAELPIAGIAGDQQAALFGQMCTEPGMGKNTYGTGAFMVQNTGTEAVKSENNLLTTIGYQLDGETTYALEGSIFIAGAVVQWLRDGLKIIRNSSEVEELARKVDDNGGCYVVPAFAGLGAPHWDQYARGVIAGITRGVSREHLCRAAIESIAYQVADVVEAMEADSGIETPELRVDGGAAANNLLLQFQSDILGVPVVRPQTLETTALGAAYLAGLAVGYWDDLESIKSQWEVDRRFTPKMDDAMVDELRAGWDKALERSKAWEEPLGGDQREQQQEDAVPAE is encoded by the coding sequence ATGCAATACATACTCGCTCTCGACCAAGGCACCACGAGTTCTCGAGCCATCGTGTTCGACCACCATGGTCAGATCAAGGCCACGGCCCAGAAGGAGTTCGAGCAAATCTTTCCGCAGCCAGGGCACGTCGAGCACGACCCCAACGAAATATGGTCCTCCCAAATCGGCACGGCGGCGGAGGCCGTCAGTCGTGCAGGTATCGACGCCTCCGACGTTGCCGCAATTGGAATTACAAACCAGCGAGAGACTACGATTGTCTGGGATCGGAAGACCGGCCAGCCGATCCACAATGCCATCGTCTGGCAGGATCGGCGAACGTCTGGTATCTGCGACGACCTGCGCCAGCAAGGATACGTCGATACATTTCAGGAAAAGTCCGGTCTTATTATCGATGCGTACTTTAGTGGAACCAAAATCAAATGGATTCTCGACAATGTGGATGGCGCTCGTGAGAAGGCCGAGGCCGGAGACCTCTGCTTCGGCACGGTGGACTCGTGGCTCGTCTGGCGAATGACGCGGGGACAGAAGCATATCACGGATGCCACAAATGCATCTCGCACGCTCGTATACAACATCCATGAGAACGAGTGGGATGACGAGCTTCTTGATATACTCGACATCCCGAAGAGCATGCTACCGGACGTCCGGTCGTGCAGTGAGGTCTATGGAACCACAGCCGGCGACATCTTTGCCGCCGAACTTCCCATTGCAGGAATCGCCGGTGACCAGCAGGCTGCGCTGTTCGGTCAGATGTGTACCGAACCCGGCATGGGGAAAAACACCTATGGTACCGGCGCCTTCATGGTGCAGAATACAGGCACTGAGGCGGTCAAGTCAGAAAACAATCTCCTTACGACCATAGGCTACCAGCTCGACGGTGAGACCACGTACGCGCTGGAAGGATCAATATTCATCGCGGGGGCGGTCGTCCAATGGCTGCGAGACGGCTTAAAGATTATCCGCAACTCGTCCGAAGTGGAGGAACTGGCTAGAAAGGTTGACGATAACGGCGGCTGCTACGTTGTCCCCGCCTTCGCAGGTCTTGGTGCCCCCCACTGGGATCAGTACGCTCGCGGCGTCATCGCCGGCATCACACGCGGCGTTTCCCGGGAGCATCTCTGTCGCGCTGCAATCGAGAGCATTGCCTACCAGGTTGCGGATGTCGTGGAGGCAATGGAGGCAGACTCCGGCATTGAAACGCCGGAACTCCGCGTCGACGGTGGGGCTGCCGCGAACAATCTCCTACTCCAGTTCCAGTCCGACATTCTCGGTGTGCCGGTCGTGCGGCCGCAGACCCTTGAGACGACAGCGCTCGGAGCCGCGTACCTCGCCGGGCTTGCCGTAGGCTACTGGGATGACCTTGAGAGCATCAAGTCTCAATGGGAAGTCGACCGTCGATTCACACCGAAGATGGATGACGCGATGGTCGACGAACTGAGAGCTGGTTGGGACAAAGCGCTTGAGCGTTCCAAAGCCTGGGAAGAACCACTGGGTGGTGACCAGCGAGAGCAGCAGCAAGAAGACGCCGTACCCGCCGAATAA
- the fbp gene encoding class 1 fructose-bisphosphatase produces the protein MSASSHEIPSVSGTLESFMTLEQFIIDHQEESQHSTGAFSRLIRDISVAAKIINRNIRRAGLLDVFGASGEINVQGEVQKKLDVIADEEIVRALRKGGECRLIGSEEQSETMSIGDDQASVGRYAVYFDPLDGSSNTDVNASVGSIFSIYHLGARNERSSTLEEVLQPGSKQVAAGYVAYGSSTMFVYTTGDGVNGFTLDPEIGEFVLSHPDIRIPDQAKMYSINEADFDDFSAGVRRYLRWLKRPDEHGYRPIRHRYIGAFVSDFHRNLITGGIYMYPKTATSPEGKLRLMYEANPLAFIVEQAGGAASDGKRRILDIVPDDLHQRTPVFIGNTDLVQELERQLEASVEAA, from the coding sequence ATGAGCGCATCATCCCACGAAATCCCTTCTGTGTCTGGAACGCTCGAGTCCTTTATGACGCTTGAGCAGTTTATTATCGATCATCAGGAGGAGTCGCAGCACTCGACGGGCGCGTTCTCTCGACTCATTCGAGATATCAGCGTTGCAGCAAAGATCATCAATCGGAATATTCGTCGCGCGGGATTGCTCGATGTGTTCGGGGCCAGTGGTGAGATCAACGTACAGGGCGAAGTACAGAAGAAGCTAGACGTGATTGCGGATGAGGAGATCGTACGGGCTCTCCGGAAGGGTGGCGAGTGTCGTCTAATTGGCTCTGAAGAGCAGTCCGAGACGATGTCGATCGGAGATGATCAAGCCTCCGTCGGACGGTACGCTGTCTACTTCGATCCGCTCGACGGCTCGTCCAATACCGACGTAAACGCGTCTGTCGGGTCTATATTCAGCATTTATCACCTCGGCGCACGGAACGAACGCTCGTCGACGCTTGAGGAGGTTTTGCAGCCTGGGTCGAAGCAGGTAGCGGCTGGTTACGTGGCGTATGGCTCATCGACAATGTTCGTCTACACGACGGGGGACGGGGTTAATGGCTTCACGCTCGATCCTGAAATCGGAGAATTTGTGCTATCGCATCCCGATATCCGTATTCCAGACCAGGCGAAAATGTATTCCATTAACGAGGCGGATTTCGATGACTTTAGCGCCGGGGTTCGTCGGTATCTGCGGTGGCTAAAACGTCCAGATGAGCACGGGTATCGACCCATTCGGCACCGGTACATCGGCGCTTTCGTTTCTGACTTTCATCGCAACCTCATCACTGGCGGGATATACATGTACCCGAAAACGGCGACAAGTCCGGAAGGAAAACTTCGGTTGATGTATGAAGCAAATCCACTCGCTTTCATTGTGGAGCAGGCTGGTGGGGCCGCTTCGGATGGGAAGCGTCGCATTTTGGATATCGTCCCGGATGACTTGCATCAGCGCACTCCCGTTTTTATCGGTAACACAGACCTCGTGCAAGAACTCGAGCGTCAACTCGAGGCGTCTGTTGAAGCAGCCTAA